One genomic segment of Nocardioides cavernaquae includes these proteins:
- a CDS encoding FadR/GntR family transcriptional regulator, with translation MTSTSSGSFTGRLDGAPILREAVSDLVFGRLVDAILSGSIGADEALPSERELAETFQVNRHAIREALKRLQQAGLVRISQGGKTRALDWRQHAGLDVLSLLASTGSIPAARVLNDILTMRRSIGSDAAALCATRATSAQLAAVEAAGAAYDGFEGDLAFWTAVVDGSDNLAYRLGLNTLVAAFLDLGIDVVASLGLDAELVDPTAHQELAAAIAARDPERARALAHDLLSRIVDSTAPKD, from the coding sequence CCAGCACCAGCTCCGGCAGCTTCACCGGCAGGCTCGACGGCGCCCCGATCCTGCGCGAGGCCGTCTCCGACCTCGTCTTCGGACGACTCGTCGACGCGATCCTGTCCGGGTCGATCGGTGCCGACGAGGCCCTCCCGTCCGAGCGCGAGCTCGCCGAGACCTTCCAGGTCAACCGGCACGCGATCCGCGAAGCCCTCAAGCGCCTGCAGCAGGCTGGGCTCGTCCGGATCAGCCAGGGCGGCAAGACCCGGGCGCTCGACTGGCGCCAGCACGCGGGCCTCGACGTCCTGTCACTGCTGGCCTCCACCGGCAGCATCCCCGCCGCCCGTGTGCTCAACGACATCCTCACCATGCGACGCTCGATCGGCTCCGACGCGGCAGCACTCTGCGCCACCCGCGCCACCTCGGCGCAGCTGGCCGCTGTCGAGGCCGCCGGCGCGGCGTACGACGGGTTCGAGGGCGACCTGGCCTTCTGGACCGCGGTCGTCGACGGGTCCGACAACCTCGCCTACCGCCTGGGGCTCAACACCCTGGTGGCCGCCTTCCTCGACCTCGGGATCGACGTGGTCGCCTCGCTCGGCCTGGACGCCGAGCTCGTCGACCCGACCGCCCACCAGGAGCTCGCCGCCGCGATCGCCGCCCGCGATCCCGAGCGCGCCCGGGCCCTCGCCCACGACCTGTTGAGCCGCATCGTCGACTCCACCGCCCCGAAGGACTGA
- a CDS encoding sterol desaturase family protein, whose protein sequence is MFDLIRSAIPVFVICLALEAASYYFLPDEDELGYSAKDSRTSIAMGLGNVIVNLGWKLVVVAAYAGAFLLAPWHLPADNPLTWIVLFFADDFIYYWYHRTHHTVRVLWASHVVHHSSEFYNLSTALRQPWTPFSSLPYWIPLALLGFSPWMILLAQSWNLLYQFFIHTERVDRLWKPVELVMNTPSHHRVHHGSQSQYLDRNYAGILIVWDRLFGTFEPEGERVKYGLTTNIGTYNPVRVATHEFAAIAHDVRRAAGWGDKWRYATKGPGWSPEADPA, encoded by the coding sequence ATGTTCGACCTCATCCGGAGTGCCATCCCGGTCTTCGTCATCTGCCTCGCGCTCGAGGCCGCGTCGTACTACTTCCTGCCCGACGAGGACGAGCTCGGCTACTCCGCGAAAGACTCGCGGACCTCGATCGCGATGGGCCTGGGCAACGTGATCGTCAACCTGGGCTGGAAGCTCGTCGTCGTCGCGGCGTACGCCGGGGCGTTCCTCCTGGCGCCGTGGCACCTGCCGGCCGACAACCCGCTGACCTGGATCGTGCTCTTCTTCGCCGACGACTTCATCTACTACTGGTACCACCGCACGCACCACACGGTCCGGGTGCTCTGGGCGTCGCACGTGGTCCACCACTCCAGCGAGTTCTACAACCTGTCGACCGCGCTGCGTCAGCCATGGACCCCGTTCAGCTCGCTGCCGTACTGGATTCCCCTTGCCCTGCTGGGATTCAGCCCCTGGATGATCCTGCTGGCGCAGTCGTGGAACCTGCTCTACCAGTTCTTCATCCACACCGAGCGGGTCGATCGCCTGTGGAAGCCGGTGGAGCTCGTGATGAACACGCCCTCCCACCACCGCGTCCACCACGGCTCGCAGTCGCAGTACCTCGACCGCAACTACGCCGGCATCCTGATCGTCTGGGACCGCCTCTTCGGCACCTTCGAGCCAGAGGGCGAGCGGGTCAAGTACGGCCTCACCACCAACATCGGCACCTACAACCCCGTGCGGGTCGCGACCCACGAGTTCGCGGCGATCGCCCACGACGTACGCCGCGCAGCGGGCTGGGGCGACAAGTGGCGCTACGCCACGAAGGGCCCCGGCTGGTCACCCGAGGCCGACCCCGCCTGA